Proteins from a single region of Synechococcus sp. WH 8109:
- a CDS encoding (Fe-S)-binding protein, with amino-acid sequence MAYPTQLPGLPAGAADPCVHCGFCLPTCASYRVLASEMDSPRGRIHALRAIEAGELELDSTVASHFDTCLGCYACVSACPSGVRYDQLIEATRPRLNQANQRSSWQTSFRKLLLQVLPYPQRLRALLQPLRAYAGTPVQQLARRSGLTRLFGPEIEAMEQLLPPLVSESFSDRLPQINPVSGKRRGRVALLLGCVQRCFDPGVSTATVKVLQANGFEVVIPPEQGCCGAVSHHQGELELTRQLATDLIRSMNAVEGDLDAVLVAASGCGHTMKAYGELLKGNTAFRAPVLDVQEFLADRGLLESFRTQLQPLPGVVAMHDACHMIHGQGIQAQPRQLLRAIPKIQLREATEAGVCCGSAGIYNLVQPEEAAELGRIKADDLSGTGAELVASANIGCTLQLRRHLGDRARVQHPMELLAASAGLHPLPGVPQGSGNAEIAGERENRQSAAGSR; translated from the coding sequence ATGGCCTATCCCACCCAGCTCCCCGGACTTCCCGCTGGCGCCGCAGATCCCTGCGTGCACTGCGGCTTCTGCCTGCCCACCTGTGCCAGCTATCGCGTGCTGGCCAGTGAGATGGACTCGCCCCGCGGCCGCATCCATGCGCTGCGGGCGATCGAAGCCGGTGAACTGGAGCTGGATTCCACGGTGGCAAGCCATTTCGACACCTGCCTGGGCTGTTACGCCTGTGTTTCGGCGTGTCCTTCAGGAGTCCGCTACGACCAGCTAATCGAGGCCACCCGGCCCAGGCTGAATCAGGCCAACCAGCGCAGCAGTTGGCAAACCAGCTTCCGCAAGCTGCTGCTGCAGGTGCTGCCCTACCCCCAGCGCCTGCGGGCCCTGCTGCAACCCCTGCGGGCCTACGCCGGCACACCAGTGCAACAGCTGGCCCGCCGATCCGGACTCACCCGTCTGTTCGGGCCGGAGATCGAAGCGATGGAGCAACTGCTTCCGCCCCTGGTGTCAGAGAGCTTCAGCGACCGTCTACCCCAGATCAATCCCGTCTCCGGCAAACGCCGCGGCCGCGTGGCGCTGTTACTGGGCTGCGTGCAGCGCTGCTTCGATCCCGGCGTCAGCACCGCAACGGTAAAGGTGCTACAGGCCAACGGTTTTGAGGTGGTGATTCCCCCAGAGCAGGGCTGTTGTGGGGCGGTGAGCCATCACCAGGGGGAGCTGGAGCTCACCCGCCAACTGGCGACGGATCTAATCCGGAGCATGAATGCCGTTGAAGGAGATCTGGATGCGGTACTGGTGGCCGCTTCAGGCTGCGGCCACACGATGAAGGCCTACGGCGAGCTGCTGAAGGGCAACACTGCCTTCCGCGCTCCGGTGCTTGATGTGCAGGAATTCCTGGCGGACCGCGGCCTTCTGGAATCGTTCCGCACCCAATTGCAACCGCTCCCCGGCGTCGTGGCCATGCATGACGCTTGCCACATGATTCACGGCCAGGGAATCCAGGCCCAGCCCCGTCAGCTGCTGCGGGCCATCCCCAAGATTCAGCTGCGGGAAGCAACCGAGGCGGGGGTGTGCTGCGGCAGCGCCGGCATCTACAACCTCGTGCAGCCGGAGGAAGCCGCCGAACTGGGCCGAATCAAGGCCGACGACCTCAGCGGCACCGGTGCTGAACTGGTGGCCAGCGCCAACATCGGTTGCACCCTGCAACTGCGGCGGCACCTGGGCGATCGGGCCCGGGTGCAGCACCCGATGGAACTGCTGGCCGCCTCAGCCGGCCTCCATCCGCTGCCAGGCGTCCCGCAGGGTTCCGGCAACGCCGAGATTGCCGGGGAACGTGAGAATCGGCAGTCCGCTGCAGGGTCCCGCTGA
- a CDS encoding NADP-dependent isocitrate dehydrogenase gives MAQFEKLTAPSQGTPIRFENGQPVVADNPIIPFIRGDGTGVDIWPATQKVLDAAVAKAYGGSKSIEWFKVYAGDEACDLYGTYQYLPEDTLDAIRTYGVAIKGPLTTPVGGGIRSLNVALRQIFDLYSCVRPCRYYEGTPSPHKRPQDLDVIVYRENTEDIYMGVEWEADDAVGQELRKHLNEVVIPANGKLGKRQIPEGSGIGIKPVSKAGSQRHIRKAIQHALRLQGDKRHVTLVHKGNIMKFTEGAFRDWGYELATTEFRDVCITERESWILGNLENDSNLSVQANARMIEPGYDSLTPEKKADIDAEVQAVIDAIGSSHGGGKWRSMVLVDDRIADSIFQQIQTRPQEYSILATLNLNGDYISDAAAAMVGGLGMAPGANIGENAAIFEATHGTAPKHAGLDRINPGSVILSGVMMLEFLGWQEAADLVTKGLSAAIADKQVTYDLARLMEPQVDPVSCSGFAEAIIQRF, from the coding sequence ATGGCCCAGTTCGAGAAGCTCACCGCCCCGAGCCAGGGCACACCGATCCGCTTCGAGAACGGCCAACCCGTGGTGGCCGATAACCCGATAATCCCCTTCATCCGCGGCGATGGCACCGGCGTGGACATCTGGCCCGCCACCCAGAAGGTGCTGGATGCCGCCGTAGCCAAGGCCTACGGCGGCAGCAAGAGCATCGAATGGTTCAAGGTGTATGCCGGCGATGAGGCCTGCGACCTTTACGGCACCTATCAGTACCTGCCGGAGGACACTCTCGATGCGATCCGCACCTACGGCGTGGCGATCAAAGGCCCCCTCACCACACCAGTCGGTGGCGGCATCCGTTCGCTGAACGTGGCCCTGCGTCAGATCTTTGATCTGTATTCCTGCGTGCGTCCCTGCCGCTACTACGAGGGCACCCCAAGCCCCCACAAACGTCCCCAGGATCTGGACGTAATCGTCTACCGGGAGAACACTGAAGACATTTACATGGGGGTGGAATGGGAAGCCGATGACGCCGTCGGCCAAGAGCTGCGCAAGCACCTCAACGAGGTGGTTATCCCCGCCAACGGCAAACTGGGCAAGCGCCAGATCCCCGAGGGATCCGGCATCGGCATCAAACCGGTAAGCAAAGCCGGCAGCCAGCGCCACATCCGCAAAGCGATCCAGCACGCCCTGCGCCTGCAGGGGGACAAGCGCCATGTGACCCTGGTGCACAAGGGCAACATCATGAAGTTCACAGAAGGGGCCTTCCGCGACTGGGGCTATGAGCTGGCCACCACCGAATTCCGCGACGTGTGCATCACCGAGCGAGAAAGCTGGATTCTGGGGAACCTCGAAAACGATTCCAACCTCAGCGTGCAAGCCAACGCCCGCATGATCGAGCCGGGGTACGACAGCCTGACCCCAGAGAAAAAAGCCGACATTGATGCCGAAGTGCAAGCGGTAATTGATGCGATCGGCAGCAGCCACGGCGGCGGCAAGTGGAGGTCGATGGTGCTGGTGGACGACCGCATCGCCGACAGCATCTTCCAGCAGATCCAGACCCGTCCCCAGGAGTATTCGATCCTGGCCACGCTCAACCTCAACGGCGATTACATCTCCGATGCAGCAGCTGCAATGGTGGGCGGCTTGGGCATGGCCCCCGGCGCCAATATCGGCGAGAACGCCGCCATCTTCGAAGCCACCCACGGCACCGCCCCGAAACACGCCGGCCTCGATCGGATCAACCCGGGCTCAGTGATCCTCAGCGGCGTGATGATGCTGGAGTTTCTCGGCTGGCAGGAGGCTGCCGATCTGGTGACCAAGGGCCTCAGTGCCGCCATCGCCGACAAGCAGGTCACCTATGACCTGGCCCGACTGATGGAACCCCAGGTGGATCCCGTGAGCTGCAGCGGTTTCGCCGAAGCGATCATTCAGCGCTTCTGA
- a CDS encoding 5'-methylthioadenosine/adenosylhomocysteine nucleosidase, giving the protein MTQPLHIGLLGAMPEEIGSDLSHLTDLSCSDHGDLRIHKGSWDDTVRLSLVWSGWGKVSAARAATRLLASDASIDLLVFTGVAGAADPALRQWDVVLADAVVQHDMDARPLFPRFTLPVLKQDRLQPQPAWFNWAKTALLEAHSAGDLDGFARPCSGLIATGDRFICDPAVLQALRDALPELRAVEMEGAAVAQVAEQEGIPWLVLRVISDGADEAAAQSFEDFVKRYEQQAWRLIEALLQRWNDAPQECT; this is encoded by the coding sequence ATGACGCAACCGCTGCATATCGGCCTGCTGGGTGCCATGCCGGAAGAGATCGGCTCTGATCTCAGCCACCTCACGGATCTGAGCTGCAGCGACCACGGCGACCTGAGAATCCACAAGGGATCGTGGGACGACACGGTGCGTCTCAGCCTGGTCTGGAGCGGCTGGGGCAAGGTGAGCGCTGCACGGGCCGCCACACGCCTGCTCGCGAGTGATGCCAGCATCGATCTGCTGGTGTTCACCGGCGTTGCCGGGGCTGCAGATCCGGCCCTCCGTCAATGGGATGTTGTGTTGGCCGATGCCGTGGTGCAACACGACATGGATGCCCGGCCCTTGTTCCCACGCTTCACGCTGCCAGTGCTGAAGCAGGACCGGCTCCAACCTCAGCCAGCTTGGTTCAACTGGGCCAAAACCGCTCTACTGGAGGCCCACAGCGCAGGTGATCTGGACGGGTTCGCTCGGCCTTGCAGCGGTCTGATCGCCACAGGAGATCGTTTCATCTGCGATCCGGCAGTGCTGCAAGCACTCCGGGATGCTCTGCCCGAACTGCGGGCAGTTGAGATGGAAGGTGCTGCCGTCGCGCAGGTGGCAGAGCAGGAGGGAATCCCCTGGCTGGTGCTGCGGGTGATTTCCGATGGTGCTGATGAGGCGGCGGCTCAGAGCTTTGAAGACTTCGTCAAACGCTACGAACAACAGGCCTGGCGGCTGATTGAGGCCCTACTGCAACGCTGGAACGACGCGCCCCAAGAGTGCACATGA
- a CDS encoding heme oxygenase (biliverdin-producing) produces MSVALAAQIREGTKKSHTMAENTGFVSCFLKGVVDKASYRKLVADLYFVYSAMEEEIGKLTDHPVVGPVAMAQLNRREALEQDLTYYFGDNWKAEIKPSPSAAAYVERIHAVAQESPELLVGHHYTRYLGDLSGGQILKNIAQKAMNMEGDAGLRFYVFEDIADEKAFKTTYRSAMDMLPIDQAMADRIVEEANHAFHLNMNMFKELEGNLVAAIGKLLFGFLTRRQRAGSTESAAA; encoded by the coding sequence ATGTCTGTCGCCCTTGCTGCCCAGATCCGGGAAGGCACGAAAAAATCGCACACCATGGCCGAGAACACCGGTTTCGTGAGCTGCTTTCTGAAGGGAGTCGTTGATAAGGCCAGCTATCGCAAGCTTGTGGCTGATCTGTATTTCGTCTACTCCGCCATGGAGGAGGAGATCGGCAAGCTGACCGATCATCCGGTGGTGGGTCCGGTTGCCATGGCTCAGCTGAACCGTCGTGAGGCGTTGGAGCAAGACCTCACCTATTACTTCGGTGACAACTGGAAGGCAGAAATCAAACCCTCTCCCTCTGCAGCGGCCTACGTAGAACGTATTCACGCTGTTGCCCAGGAGTCTCCCGAGCTGTTGGTAGGTCATCACTACACCCGCTACCTCGGTGATCTCTCCGGTGGTCAGATCCTCAAGAACATCGCCCAGAAGGCGATGAACATGGAGGGGGATGCCGGCCTGCGCTTCTACGTCTTCGAAGACATCGCTGACGAAAAAGCGTTCAAGACGACATATCGCTCCGCCATGGACATGCTGCCGATCGATCAGGCCATGGCCGATCGCATCGTGGAGGAGGCCAACCACGCCTTCCATCTGAATATGAATATGTTCAAGGAGCTGGAGGGTAACTTGGTCGCCGCCATCGGCAAGCTGCTGTTTGGCTTCCTCACTCGCCGGCAGCGGGCTGGAAGTACTGAATCTGCCGCTGCTTAA
- a CDS encoding glycosyltransferase, protein MISLREIRVLVPGTGPRFRCGGLNVAKQTASLLSQIRTTTLVTYRERSDKYPFFDSLLLNEQTIHDDSLWIVCWGFDIPRLVNRLRGRKVVYQAHSTGYGFNLPPSVPIVAVSRNTMGYWGHRAPRNPIFLIPNALESQWLARGDRNGSVSSRPIDILVQKRKSSNYLLYELVPALRAKGFYVEIQNDWVDDLVHLFNSTKVFLYDSTEHWTRAGVSEGFGLPPLEAMSCGCIVFSSLNHALADTFTPGVVGHQIGYGCLSNDVDRIAAAVANPDEWKPLEPALDFALRDFSEPLFIERWRAVLKELDSVMPTLINNPRLLLKPSYGLALLLKYFKQALRRILDFFGF, encoded by the coding sequence TTGATTTCCTTGCGAGAAATTCGGGTCCTAGTCCCAGGTACTGGGCCACGTTTTCGTTGTGGAGGTCTGAATGTCGCGAAGCAGACCGCAAGTCTGCTTTCGCAAATTCGAACCACAACGCTTGTTACATATAGAGAGCGAAGCGATAAATACCCTTTTTTTGATTCATTGTTGTTAAACGAACAAACTATCCATGATGATTCATTATGGATAGTTTGTTGGGGTTTTGACATTCCTAGGTTGGTAAATCGTCTTCGCGGAAGAAAAGTTGTTTACCAAGCTCATAGTACTGGATACGGATTTAATCTTCCTCCGAGCGTTCCTATTGTCGCTGTTAGTAGAAATACAATGGGCTATTGGGGGCATCGTGCACCCAGGAATCCCATATTCTTAATTCCTAATGCACTTGAATCTCAATGGCTAGCAAGAGGAGATCGTAACGGAAGTGTATCGAGTCGACCAATCGATATTCTTGTTCAAAAAAGAAAGAGTAGTAATTATCTCTTGTACGAATTAGTCCCAGCTTTACGTGCCAAGGGCTTTTATGTAGAGATACAGAATGATTGGGTGGATGATTTGGTGCATTTATTTAATAGCACTAAGGTCTTTTTATACGACTCTACTGAACATTGGACTAGAGCTGGTGTGAGCGAAGGATTTGGTTTACCTCCTTTGGAAGCAATGTCTTGCGGTTGTATTGTATTTAGTAGTTTGAATCATGCCCTTGCAGACACCTTTACGCCTGGCGTCGTGGGACATCAAATTGGTTACGGCTGTCTATCAAATGACGTGGATAGAATAGCTGCAGCAGTTGCAAATCCTGATGAGTGGAAGCCATTAGAACCTGCTTTAGATTTTGCATTGAGAGATTTTTCAGAGCCCCTATTCATTGAGAGATGGCGTGCCGTTTTGAAAGAGTTAGATTCTGTAATGCCTACTTTAATTAATAACCCTCGCCTTTTATTGAAGCCATCCTATGGATTGGCCTTACTTTTGAAATACTTTAAGCAAGCTCTTAGAAGAATTTTAGATTTTTTCGGCTTTTGA